In Agromyces sp. G08B096, a genomic segment contains:
- a CDS encoding response regulator transcription factor, protein MSIRVLVADDHAAIRAGLRAMLDGDGLEIVGEAGDGAAAVRNARALRPDVVLMDVRMPGVDGIEATRAIVADGLSQVLVLTTFDLDDYVFGAVRAGAAGFLLKSSTADQLRTAVLAVARGEGVLAPEVTRRVLAEFAGPREAPPPPGLDDLTPREREVLQALGRGLSNAELAAELAISEPTAKTHVSRILAKLGASSRMQLAVIAREAGLA, encoded by the coding sequence ATGAGCATCAGGGTGCTCGTGGCCGACGACCACGCCGCGATCCGTGCGGGACTCCGGGCCATGCTCGACGGCGACGGCCTCGAGATCGTCGGCGAGGCGGGGGACGGCGCGGCGGCGGTCAGGAACGCTCGCGCGCTGCGGCCCGACGTGGTGCTCATGGACGTCCGCATGCCGGGCGTCGACGGCATCGAGGCGACACGCGCGATCGTGGCCGACGGCCTCTCGCAGGTGCTCGTGCTCACCACCTTCGACCTCGACGACTACGTGTTCGGCGCCGTCCGCGCCGGAGCCGCCGGGTTCCTCCTGAAATCGTCCACGGCCGACCAGCTCCGCACGGCCGTGCTGGCGGTCGCGCGCGGCGAGGGCGTGCTCGCTCCCGAGGTCACCCGCCGGGTGCTCGCCGAGTTCGCCGGCCCCCGCGAGGCGCCGCCGCCGCCCGGACTCGACGACCTCACGCCGCGGGAACGCGAGGTGCTGCAGGCGCTCGGGCGCGGCCTGTCGAACGCCGAGCTCGCCGCCGAGCTGGCGATCAGCGAGCCGACCGCGAAGACGCACGTCTCACGGATCCTCGCCAAGCTCGGCGCGTCGAGCCGCATGCAGCTCGCGGTCATCGCCCGGGAGGCCGGGCTCGCCTGA